From the Micromonospora echinofusca genome, the window GGCGGCGAGCAGCAGGGCGGCGGCGACGGCGCGGCCGGCGGGCAGCGCGGTGGCGATCAGGTGGCCGGGGAACGGGGATTGCGCGGGGCTGGTGACCAGGCCGTGCCCGAGCGGGAAGCGGAGCACGTTCTCGACCAGTGCGTCGCGGTCGACGAGGAGGGCCGGCAGCAGGGCGGCGGCGGGCAGGCCGATCGCGCCCGCGGCGACCCGCAGTCCGGCGCGTCGGGTCAGGCCCCAGATGATCAGTACGAGGGCGACCGGCCAGGCGAAGAGCTTGAGTGCCCCGGCCAGGCCGACGGCGAGGCCGGCCCGGCCCGGTCGGCCGGCGGCGGCGAGGGCGAGGGCGAGCAGGCAGAGCGCGAGTACGGGCAGGTCGTCGCCGCCGGTGGTCAGGGTGAGTGCGCAGATCGGGAGGACCGTGGCGGCTTGTACGCCGCGCAGGAGGGCGGCCCGGGTGTGGTCGTCGGCGGCTCGGCGCGCGCCGCGGGTGAGGGCGCGGACCGCCAGGGCGAGGGCCAGCGCGGTGCCGACGGCGAACCAGACGCGGGCGTCGGTCCACCAGGCGTCGACGGCGGCCCGGGGCAGCCCGAACAGGGCCATTCCCGGCTGGTAGGGGGTGTAGCCGAGCAGTTGTCCGTCGGGTGGCAGTGCGGCGATCGCGTCGTGCCCGAGATACGGGGTGCCGGTGTCGACCAGCCGCTGGCCGGACTCCTCGACGACCAGCACCTCCTCCTGCGCCCGGTCGGTGCGTCCGCCGGCCCGTTGGATGCTCTGCCAGGCCAGCGGCAGCAGGGCGGTGGCGAACCAGGCGAAGCCGGTGACGGCCCAGCGGGCCCGCAGCCCGGCTGGCGGCGAGGCGGGGTCGCGGCGGCGGGCCAGGAGCTGGCCGGTCGCGGCGAGGGCGGCGAGGAGGTAGCCGACGGCGGCGACGGCGCCCCAGGCGCGGTGCGGGACCAGGGTGGAGGTGGCGGCGGTGATCGCGGCGAACGCGGCCGACGCGGCGTACAGGCCGAGGTCGAGGGCGAGTCCGCCGGCGGCGGAGTCGAGGCGCTGCCAGCCGGGGCGGCGGGTGGTCGGGGCGGCGGTCACGCGGGCCAGTCTGGCAGCAGGCGCGTGCCGCCGGGTCAGGTGGGCAGCTGGCGCGTGCCGCCGCGTCAGGCGGGCAGG encodes:
- a CDS encoding glycosyltransferase 87 family protein, with protein sequence MTAAPTTRRPGWQRLDSAAGGLALDLGLYAASAAFAAITAATSTLVPHRAWGAVAAVGYLLAALAATGQLLARRRDPASPPAGLRARWAVTGFAWFATALLPLAWQSIQRAGGRTDRAQEEVLVVEESGQRLVDTGTPYLGHDAIAALPPDGQLLGYTPYQPGMALFGLPRAAVDAWWTDARVWFAVGTALALALAVRALTRGARRAADDHTRAALLRGVQAATVLPICALTLTTGGDDLPVLALCLLALALAAAGRPGRAGLAVGLAGALKLFAWPVALVLIIWGLTRRAGLRVAAGAIGLPAAALLPALLVDRDALVENVLRFPLGHGLVTSPAQSPFPGHLIATALPAGRAVAAALLLAAGLAIAVRLARRPPRTAVATALTCGYGLLAAILLMPTTRFGYLLYPLALLAWAPALRPPVSANWRAETGDTA